From a region of the Panicum virgatum strain AP13 chromosome 2K, P.virgatum_v5, whole genome shotgun sequence genome:
- the LOC120692740 gene encoding geranylgeranyl pyrophosphate synthase, chloroplastic-like, translated as MAMAFQTLAASRVRVGPLLPAAAAAAPTPSSVAAPRHHPRRRFSAIVAVAGAAAAPAAAPAEFDFDSYMTERAEMVNRALDAAIPAGAPPAALHEAMRYTLLAGGKRVRPALCLAACGVVGGREEWALAPAAAAEMVHTMSLVHDDLPCMDDDDLRRGKPTCHVVYGEAIAVLTGDALLSLAFHHVASPGSYPPDVDPEKHPARVVRATFELARCIGSEGLVAGQVVDLANTGASEVVPLERLEYIHLHKTAALLEASVVMGAIMGGGTDEQIERLRKYARSIGLLFQVVDDILDVTKSSEELGKTAGKDLASDKATYPKLLGLEKSREFAEKLLSDAKEQLAGFDKEKAAPLLHLAYYIAHRQN; from the exons ATGGCCATGGCCTTCCAAACCCTTGCCGCCTCGCGCGTCCGCGTcggccccctcctccccgccgccgccgccgcggcgcccacgCCCTCCTCCGTCGCGGCGCCCCGCCACCACCCCCGGCGCCGCTTCTCCGCCATCGTGGCCGtggcgggcgccgcggcggcgcccgcagcGGCGCCCGCGGAGTTCGACTTCGACTCCTACATGACGGAACGCGCGGAGATGGTCAACCGCGCGCTGGACGCGGCAATCCCCGCGGGGGCGCCCCCCGCGGCGCTGCACGAGGCGATGCGGTACACGCTGCTGGCGGGCGGCAAGCGGGTGCGCCCCGCGCTGTGCCTCGCCGCGTGCGGCGTCGTGGGCGGGCGGGAGGAGTGGGCGctggcccccgccgccgcggccgagatGGTGCACACCATGTCGCTCGTCCACGACGACCTTCCCTGcatggacgacgacgacctccGCCGCGGCAAGCCCACCTGCCACGTCGTCTACGGCGAGGCAATCGCGGTCCTCACCGGGGACGCGCTGCTCTCGCTCGCCTTCCACCACGTCGCCAGCCCCGGCTCCTACCCTCCGGACGTCGACCCGGAGAAGCACCCCGCCCGCGTCGTCCGCGCCACTTTCGAGCTTGCGCGCTGCATCGGCTCCGAgggcctcgtcgccggccag GTTGTGGATCTTGCGAATACTGGTGCATCTGAAGTTGTGCCCCTTGAACGCCTGGAGTACATCCACCTCCACAAGACTGCTGCATTGCTTGAGGCCTCAGTGGTCATGGGGGCAATCATGGGCGGTGGCACGGATGAGCAAATTGAGCGGCTGCGGAAGTACGCGAGGTCAATAGGGCTTCTGTTCCAGGTGGTCGATGATATACTTGATGTGACCAAGTCGTCGGAGGAGCTAGGGAAGACAGCAGGGAAGGATTTGGCAAGCGACAAGGCTACATACCCGAAATTGTTGGGGTTAGAGAAGTCACGGGAGTTTGCAGAAAAATTGCTTTCCGATGCAAAGGAGCAGCTTGCTGGTTTTGACAAAGAGAAGGCAGCACCTCTGTTGCATTTGGCCTACTATATCGCCCATAGGCAGAACTGA